The Chloroflexota bacterium DNA segment CACAAACGCGAAAGCGCCCCCCATTGCCGGCGCGAGAATGGGCGCGCCGAAGTTCACCATCTGCAGCCAGCCAAAGGCGCGCACCATGTGTTCGCGCGGCGCGTGCTCGGCGATCGCGGCGGCAAAGAACGTCCAGTACACGCCGCAAAAGCCGAAGAGCATGCGTCCGACGAGAAGGTGCCAAGGGCTGGTGGCCAGCGCTAAGGCGGAAATGGTAAAGCCGCCGAGTCCCAGGCCGATGAGGGCTAGCGGCTTCAAGCCGATACGGTCGCCGACCTGACCGAGGTACGGCACCGCAAGGAACGAGGTGAGCGGCGTGATCGCCACCAGCACGCCGCTCCACCGCGCGGCAACCCCAATGTCGTGGATGCCGAGCTCCTCCATGTAGAGCGGTACGAACGGCAAGAACGCCGGTACCCCAAGTTGAGCGGTGAATGCCGCGAGAAGCACCGGGAAGATGCGCCGTTGCCAGGGTGTCACTAGCGGGGACATCCCCAAGGATTGCTCGTAGCGAGCTTGGCCTCTTCCCACAGGGAGTCGAGTTTCTCGAACGAGAAGTCGCTGAGTTCGCCGCCCGCGTTGCGGGCGACCTCTTCCATATAGCCGAAGCGCCGCCGGAACTTGCTGTTCGAGGCCCGCAGCGCCTCTTCCGCATCCACTTCCAGCCACTTGGCAACCTGCGCCATGACAAAGAGCACGTCGCCCAATTCCTCAAAGCGCTCCTCGGTGGTTTCGGCGGCGTCCAATTCATCCAATTCTTCCTGCAATTTGGCCAGCACATCCTCGAGGTCCGGCCAATCGAATCCGACCTTCGCTACTGCCTTGCCGATGGCTTGTGCCGCGGTCAGGCCCGAGAGCGAGCGGGGTACCCGATCCAGCAGCGAGTGCCGCTCTTTGCCCTGTGCCGCATGCTCTTCCTGCTTGATTGACTCCCAGTTGGCAAGGGCCTGCTCAGCACTGCCAACCGCGCGGCCGCCAAACACGTGGGGGTGCCGCCGCACGAGCTTCTCACCAATGCCCCGCACCACGTCGTCAAAAGTGAAGTCTCCCTGTTCCTCTGCAATCTGCGCCTGAAAGTACACCTGAAGCAGCAAGTCGCCGAGCTCTTCACGAAGCGCGCCGAAATCTTCTTCATCCAGGGCGTCGAGCACCTCAGCGGTCTCTTCGAGCAGGTGCTTCTTGAGTGTCTGTAGAGTCTGCTCTTGGTCCCACGGACAGCCGTCCGGGGCGCGCAAGCGCGCCATAAGCCAGCGGAGAGACTGCGGGTCCTCCAGCTTCTCGAGTGGAGTTAACGGCGGAATGAAGAGCACATCAGGTTGCTGTGTCATGGCTTC contains these protein-coding regions:
- the mazG gene encoding nucleoside triphosphate pyrophosphohydrolase, with the protein product MPQLLFLGLDPRVVCADAGRVDALLRQCETILASNPRSPVLRRVCGERLRETTSARIQSLLESREDGAYVAIGNPLVDDACARELHHRAAALGWDVQVVAGHSLLEQAYAHLGFGSEPHVVVSGTATLGATDTPVLVLAANATSRSLQAIKRRYPLTHEVSILTYIDKPQPEVRTLILGEAMTQQPDVLFIPPLTPLEKLEDPQSLRWLMARLRAPDGCPWDQEQTLQTLKKHLLEETAEVLDALDEEDFGALREELGDLLLQVYFQAQIAEEQGDFTFDDVVRGIGEKLVRRHPHVFGGRAVGSAEQALANWESIKQEEHAAQGKERHSLLDRVPRSLSGLTAAQAIGKAVAKVGFDWPDLEDVLAKLQEELDELDAAETTEERFEELGDVLFVMAQVAKWLEVDAEEALRASNSKFRRRFGYMEEVARNAGGELSDFSFEKLDSLWEEAKLATSNPWGCPR